From Malaciobacter mytili LMG 24559:
TCTATGTAGTCTTACTTTATTTGCAAAAGAGGCTAATCATATATATAAAAATTTAGATTTTTTAATGCTTGATAAAATTCAACAAGAAAAATTAAAAGAGATTTTAATTTCCCATAAAAAAAGATATGAAAAATTTTATATATATAAGCAAAAAGAAGAAAAAAAACTACAAGAACTAATAAAGCAAGATTATTTTGATGAAGAAAAATATGAAGATATAGCAGAAGATATAGAAGAAGAAGCAATTGAACTTGAAGTTAAAACCCTAAAAAAAATACATAAAATATTAACTAAAGAACAAAGAGAAAAGTTTTCTTTATATTTACAGGAGTGGAAAGTTGAATAAAAAAGTCTTACTAATTGAAGATGATATTCAAATGCAAAAATTAATTGTTGAATATCTAAAAGATTATAATCTTGACTGCACAGCAGTTTCCCACCCCAAAGAGGCCTTAAAAATTTTAAAAGAGAAAAATTTTTCTATAATAATCCTTGATTTAATGCTTCCTGAAATGGATGGTTTTGATTTATTTAAACAAATTAAAAAAATCTGTAATACTCCTATTGTTATCTCTTCAGCAAGGGCAGATATAGGAAATAAAATACATGGATTTGAACTTGGAGCTGATGATTATTTAGCAAAACCTTATGAACCAAGAGAACTTGTATTAAGAATAGAATATATTTTAAAAAAAACCTTTAATAATATTCATAAAATTTCTGATTTTACTATTGATAAAATAAATAAAGAAGTATATTTAGAAGACTACCCTATTGATTTAACAAAAATAGAGTATGAAATATTTTTATTTTTATGTGAAAATTTAAATAAAGTCTCTTCAAGACAGCAAATAATCAATGCAACTTCTTTAAATGAGGATACAAAAAATAGAACTATTGATATGCATATTTCAAATATAAGACAAAAAATTGGTGATGATTCTAAATTTCCTAAATATATAAAATCTATTTGGGGAATTGGATATAAATTAGTAGGTTAAAATGTCAATTCTAAAAAAGATTTCTATTTTATTTTTTATTAGCTTAACATTAATGAGTATTATTGGTATATGGACAGATAATATTAATTCAAAAAGAGTAGATAATCTAATAAAAGAAAAATATGTAAAAGTTGCAAATGAAATTTTAGAAAACTTTGATAATAAAATAAAAATAGATAAAATTTTAGAAAAGCATCACTTAAAAAGCTTAAAAACTAAACCAAAAAATAATGAAATCTTTTTTTATAAAGAGTTTACTTTTGGATATATTTCTATTGAAAAAAAAAGTTTTGAAGATGAGTTTATTTTAGAAATAAATTATTTAGATGAAAAATATATTTTAAAAACACAAGATGAAGAAAATTTAAAAGATAAGATGATTTTAAATGGTTTAGTTTTTTTAGATATATTTGTTTTAATATTGATTTTTTTATATTTAATTAAATTATTAACACCTTTAAAAAATATAAGTTTAGAAATAACAAAATTTGCAAATGGAGATTTATCTAGAAGATTAAATATAAAATCAAAAGATGAAATAGGACAACTAAGTAGTGCTTTTAATAAAATGGCTTCATCTTTAGAAGAGTTAATTAAAACTAGACAAGAACTTTTAAAAGATATAGGACATGAATTAAGAACTCCTATAGCAAAAGGAAAGTTTGCCATTGAAAAAATTGAAAATTTTTCACAAAAAGAACTTTTAAAAAAAATATTTAAAGATTTAGAATCACTTACAAATGAACTAATTGAACTGGAAAAATTAAACTCTAAAGAGTTAGAATTATCCACTTTTGATATGGAAACTTTAATTATTCAAGCATTAAATAAACTCTATATTGAAGATGAAAATCTAATTTATATAAATATAGAAGATAACTTTAAAATAAATGCAGATTTACATTATCTTTCAATGGCACTTAAAAATTTAATAGATAATGCAATAAAATATGCCACTAATTATCCAATAGAAATTAAAGTAAAAGATAAAAAAATATATATAATTAATAGTGCAAAAGAGTTAAGTAAAGATTTAGAATATTATTTAAAACCTTTTACTCAAGAACTTTCTCAAAGGGATGGCTTTGGGCTAGGACTTAGTATTGTTCAAAAAGTTTTAAAAAAACATAATTTTAATCTTTTATATAAATATAAAAACAATAAGATTCACTTTATAATTTGCTTAAATAGTTAAGTGCATTTTTTGTATAATTTTTAAAAATTTAAAGGTGTTAAATGAGTGCATTAGAAATCGCTGATATTATAGGTATTATCTCTTTTGCACTTAGTGGTTTTTTAATTGCTGTTCACTATAAACTAGATATTTTAGGAGTTTTTATCTCTTCATTTTTAACTGCTCTTGGTGGAGGGATGATAAGAGATGTAATTTCAAATAAAATTCCATATGTATTTACTGATACAACTCCTATAATGCTTGTAATTGCTACTGTTTTATTATCTTATATTTTAAAATTACATACTATTAACAATCTTGAAGGGAAAACTACTTTTATTGTTTCTGATGCTATAGGATTAGCTTCTTTTGCTATTACTGGTTCACTAATTGCCATAGAAAATGATTTTAACTTTTTAGGGGTTTTAATCTTAGCTTTTTTAACAGCTGTGGGAGGGGGAACTACAAGAGATATATTAATTAATAAAGTTCCTTTTATACTTGTTTCTGAATTTTATGCAACAGTAGCAATGATAGTAGGACTTATAATATATATTTTGCATTTATTTAATATTATAAATATCTTTACATTAACAATTGTTTTTATT
This genomic window contains:
- a CDS encoding response regulator transcription factor, whose translation is MNKKVLLIEDDIQMQKLIVEYLKDYNLDCTAVSHPKEALKILKEKNFSIIILDLMLPEMDGFDLFKQIKKICNTPIVISSARADIGNKIHGFELGADDYLAKPYEPRELVLRIEYILKKTFNNIHKISDFTIDKINKEVYLEDYPIDLTKIEYEIFLFLCENLNKVSSRQQIINATSLNEDTKNRTIDMHISNIRQKIGDDSKFPKYIKSIWGIGYKLVG
- a CDS encoding trimeric intracellular cation channel family protein, which produces MSALEIADIIGIISFALSGFLIAVHYKLDILGVFISSFLTALGGGMIRDVISNKIPYVFTDTTPIMLVIATVLLSYILKLHTINNLEGKTTFIVSDAIGLASFAITGSLIAIENDFNFLGVLILAFLTAVGGGTTRDILINKVPFILVSEFYATVAMIVGLIIYILHLFNIINIFTLTIVFIFGVSLRLLAFYRKWHLPKL
- a CDS encoding ArsS family sensor histidine kinase, yielding MSILKKISILFFISLTLMSIIGIWTDNINSKRVDNLIKEKYVKVANEILENFDNKIKIDKILEKHHLKSLKTKPKNNEIFFYKEFTFGYISIEKKSFEDEFILEINYLDEKYILKTQDEENLKDKMILNGLVFLDIFVLILIFLYLIKLLTPLKNISLEITKFANGDLSRRLNIKSKDEIGQLSSAFNKMASSLEELIKTRQELLKDIGHELRTPIAKGKFAIEKIENFSQKELLKKIFKDLESLTNELIELEKLNSKELELSTFDMETLIIQALNKLYIEDENLIYINIEDNFKINADLHYLSMALKNLIDNAIKYATNYPIEIKVKDKKIYIINSAKELSKDLEYYLKPFTQELSQRDGFGLGLSIVQKVLKKHNFNLLYKYKNNKIHFIICLNS